The window CGGCGGCGCTCGACTACGCCTTCGCCCGGGACGTCGTCGTGGTCGCCTGCACCGGCAACCTGGGCAACTCGTCCAACGCGAAGGTCTGGTACCCGGCCCGCGAGCCGGGCGTCATCGCGGTCGCCGGGTCGGAGCGCGACAGCGACAACCTCTGGTCGGGTTCGATCACCGGGCGGGCCACCGTGCTCACCGCCCCCGCGACCGGCCTGGTCGGGGCCCGGCCGGGCGGCTACTGGCGGGTGCAGGGCACCAGCTTCGCGGCGCCGCTGGTCGCCGCCACCGCCGCGCTGGTGCGGGCCCGCTACCCGGAGATGTCCGCCGGCGACGTCGTCAACCGGCTGCTCGCCACCGCCCGCGACATCGGCCCCACCGGCCGGGACGACCGTTTCGGGTACGGCATGGTGAACCCGGTCGCCGCGCTGGACGCCGAGGTGAGCCCCGTGGGCCGCAACCCACTGGACGACGAGTCCTCGCCGGGCGTGGTCGGTTTCGGCCCGGCCCCGGGGGCGACGCAGCCCGACGTCGCGGGGGTCGGCGGCGACCCGCGCGGCTTCACGGTGCCGCGCCAGCAGTCCCGGTGGGCGGCGCAGCCGGCGGGCGCGCAGGAGGAGACCACTCCGGAGCAGCTGTGGACCGGGGCCGCGTTCTTCGTCGCCCTGCTGACCGGGGCCGCGTTGATGGTGCGCCGGTTCCGCCAGTGGACCCCGCTGGCCTCGCCCCGGCGCAGCACCGGGACGTGGCGTCGCCCGCCGGCGCCCTGACCGGCCGGCCCGGTCGTCGTCGCCCTCGCGGGAGGAACCGCCGGCGCCCCGACCGGGCAACCGGCCCCGGGTGGACGCCCCGGATCGGGTCTGACCGGGCCGCGTCCCGGGTAGGTGCACGGTCATGAGCCCGTCCGGCCCGCGTACGCTCACCGCCCCGCCGCGCTCCTCGTGGCGGGGCCGCCGCCTGCACCCGGACCACGCCCGGGGTCTGCGGCTGACCCTCGCCGCGGCGGCCGCGTTCCTGGTGGCGGTGCCGTTCACGCTGCTGGCCGTCCTGGTCCTGGGGGACTGGTCCCCGCTGCGCCGGCTGGACACGGCGGTCACCGACACGCTGGTCGGCTACGCCGCCGACCACCCGGCGTGGGTACGCCTGATGACCCTCTGGACCGACGTGTTCGCCCCGATGCCGCTGCGCGTCGGCGCCCTGGTCCTGGTCCTCTGGCTGGTCCGCCGGGGTGCCCGGCAGCTGGCGGTCTGGGTGGCCGTCACCATGACGGTCGGCGGCCTGCTCAGCCCGCTGCTCAAGCTGCTCGTCGGCCGGCCCCGGCCGGACCTGCCGGACCCGGTGGCCGAGGCGCCCGGCCTGGCCTTCCCGTCCGGGCACGCGCTCAACGCCGCCCTCGCGGCCGGGGTGCTGCTGGTGGTGTTCCTCCCGTACGCCCGGCCGGCCGGGCGCCGGGTGGTGTGGACGGCCGCCCTGCTGCTCGCCCTGGTGACCGGGTTCAGCCGGGTGGCCCTCGGCGTGCACTGGACCAGCGACGTGCTGGCCGGCTGGCTGCTCGGCGCGGCCGTGGTGGCCGCGACCGCCGCCGCCCTCACCGTCTGGCGGGCCGACCCGCCGGGCCGCCCGGCGCCGCCCACGGGTCACGGGCCGGCGGCGGGTACGGGGAGCTGACCGGTCAGGTGCACTCGCCGGTGCCGACGGCGCGGGTGCGCTCGGCGCCGGCGAGGGCCACCGGGCGGGCCTCGGCCGCGGTCACCGCGAAGCCGGTGTTCGGATCGTCGGCCACCGCCGCGAAGATCACCCCGAGCACCAGCCCGTTCGACGAGACCAGCGGGCCCCCGGAGTTGCCGCTCTGCACGAGCGCCCGGATCGTGTAGACCTCCCGGGTCACGTTGCCGCCGGAATAGATGTCGGGCCCGGTGATCCGGTTGACGTCCCGGATCCGCGCGGACTGGGCGTTGTACGGCCCGTCGAGCGGGAAGCCCAGCACGATCGCGTCCGCGCCGCTGCCCGCGTTGCCGGCGGCGAACCGCATCGACGGGCCGGGCAGCCCCGGCACGTGCAGGACGGCCAGGTCCCGGTCGGGGTCGTAGACGACCACCTTGCTGTCGTACCGCTCGCCGTTCAGCTCGACGACGGTGGACCGGGTCCCGGCGACGACGTGCGCGTTGGTCATCACCCGGTCGTCGGCGTAGACGAAGCCGGAGCCCTCGATCCGGCGCGAGCAGCTCGGGGCGGAGCCGAGCACCTTGACCACCGAACGCTGGCTGTTGACCACCACCTGCGAGCCGGCGAGCGCCGGATCCGGCGGGGACACCTGACGGGCGCGGGTGGGCGCGAGGTCGCCGAAGACGTCGGGGAAGCCGTTGGTGTCGACGGTGTCCCGCAGCGCCGTGGAGAGCTGCTGCGCCTGGTCGGGCAGGACCCGGTCGACCACCGTGAGCAGCGCACTGTTGCGCACCGACGAGGCCAGCCAGGGCAGCGACGACGAGCCGAGCGGCACCGCGACGAGCCAGGCGACCAGCAGCACGGCGAAGAGCGAGACGAACGCCCCGCCGACGTCGTCGACCCGCTTGGCCACGTCATTGGTGATCGTCTTGCGCAGGTGCGAACCGAGCCAGCCGGCGAGCGCCTGGCCGACCACCGCCAGCCCGAAGATCGCCACCAGGGAGATCAGCACCCGGGTGCCGCTGTCGACGAACTGCTGTGCCAGCAGCGGCCCCAGTTGGAGGCCCACCAACGCGCCCAGGAAGAAGCCGGAGAACGACAGCACCCCGATGACGAAGCCCTGGCGGTATCCGCTGATCGCGAACACGAGCATGAGCAGCAGCAGTACGAGATCCACGGCGGACACGCGTCAAGCGTACGGGCACCGGGCTCGCGAGATGACCATCGCTTGCGGAAGGTGACCGTCCGGTCAGCGCACCGGGGTCTCGTCGACCGCGTCGGTGCCGGCCGAGGGCGCCGGGGTGGCCCCGGTCGGCGGCAGGTCCACGACCCGGTCGCGGGGCCACGGCCGGGCCCAGCCGCCCATGTCGAGCAGGGCGGCCAGCACCCCGGCGGTGAAGCCCCAGACCAGCATCCCGCGCGCCGAGAAGGCCGGGCCGATCCAGCCGCTCGGGTGGCGGACCCGCATCCGGTTCGCCGGGTCGACCAGCTCGGCGACCGGCAGCCGGGCCACGTGCGCCACCTCGGCCGGCTCCCGGGGATGCACCGGGTGCGGCGCGTGCCACCAGGCGAGCACCGGGGTGACCACGAAGTCGCTGACCGGGATCCAGAGCTTCGGCAGCTCCGCCAGGACGGTGACGCTGGTCGGGTCGAGGCCGACCTCCTCGTTCGCCTCGCGCAGCGCGGTCGCCCGGGCGTCGGCGTCCTCCGGGTCGGCCGCGCCGCCGGGGAAGGCGGGCTGCCCCGCGTGGTTGCGCAGGGTGGCCGCCCGCTGGAGGATCAGCACGTCCGGGCCGGCGCCGGGCTCCTCGCCGAGCAGCACCAGCACCGCGCTCTCCCGCCCCCCGCTCTCCGGGGTGACCAGCCGGGTGAAGTCCTCGCTGCGCGCACTACCGAGCCGGGTCAGCAGCGGGTCGAACCAGCCCGGCGGACGCCGGTTCACGCCGACACTCCCGCGTCCTGCCGGTGGCCCGTGCCCGCACCCCCGCGCCCCGTCGCGCGTGTCGGACGGCTCACGCCGGCACCGTCACGCCGAGGTGCTGGCGGACCAGGTCCGCCAGCCGGGCGTCGTCGAGGGCGCCGCTGGAGTCCACGTGCCGGATGCGGCCCTGCCCGTCGACGAAGACGGTCAGGGGGATGGCCTTGCGGTTCAGCTCCCGCTTCAGGCGCTCACCCTGGTCGACCAGGACCGGGAAGCGGACGCCGAAGTCCTCGCCGATGGCCTGGGCCGCCTCGCGGCCGTCCTGGTTGTTGACCCCGACCACCTGGAGCTGGCCGGCGGCCCGCTGGCTGAGCCGCTGGAAGGCGGGCAGTTCCTTGCGGCAGGGCGGGCACCAGGACGCCCAGACGTTGATCACCGCCGGGCCGCGCAGGGCGCGCAGGGCGACCGGGGCGCCGCCGGTGAAGCAGTTCAGGGTCAGCTCGGGCAACGCCTGGCCCCCGCCCCCGGCCGGGGCGGCGGGTGCGGCGGACGCGGGCGGCGTACCGAGGGCGGAGCAGTCCTGGAAGGGCGACGGCCGGCTCGCGGCGGCCTTCTGCCGGTCGGTGGGGCCCGGGTCCTTCTCCTCGGTGCCGGCGGTGCACCCCGCGACGGCCAGCAGCACGGGTACGAGCAGGGCGACGAGCCGGCGCTTCACCGGTCGCGACTGCGGGGCTCGCAACACCGGCTCACTCCTCGCGCTCATCGGTTCACCGTGGTTCGCGACTGCGGGGCTCGCAAGACCGGCTCACTCCTCGCGCTCACGGCGATACCTCGGTTCGCGACTGCGGGGCTCGCAACACCGGCTCACTCCTCGCGCTCACGGGGCCTCCGCCACGACGGCCTGGACCGGCACCAGCTCCGGGTCGACCCCGGCCGCCACCGCCAGGTCCCGGGCCCGGGGGCCCTTGAGCAGCTTCGCGGCCGCCGCCGGCTCGGTCGGGCCGGTGCCGTACGACGGGCACAGCTTCACCAGGGTGCACGCCCCGCAGGCCGGCTTGCGGGCGTGGCAGACCCGCCGGCCGTGGAAGATGATCCGGTGCGACAGCATGGTCCAGTCGCGCCGGGGGAAGAGCGCCCCGATCGCGTGCTCGATCTTGACGGGGTCGGTCTCGGCGGTCAGCCGCCAGCGCTGGACCAGCCGCTGGAAGTGGGTGTCGACGGTGATCCCGGGGACGTCGAAGGCGTTGCCGAGGATGACGTTGGCGGTCTTGCGGCCGATGCCGGGGAGCGTCACCAGGTCGGCGAGCTTGCCGGGGACCCGGCCGTCGTACCGCTCCACGAGGGCCTGGCCGAGCTTGATCAGCGAGTCGGTCTTGTTGCGGTAGAAGCCGGTGGGCCGGATCAGCTCCTCCAGCTCCGTCCGGTCCGCCCCCGCGTAGTCGGCCGCGCTCGGGTAGCGGGCGAAGAGCTTCGGGGTGACCTCGTTGACCTTCTTGTCCGTGCACTGCGCGGAGAGGATCGTCGCGACGGCCAGCTCCAGGGCGTTGGAGTGGTCCAGTTCACAGTGCGCGTCAGGGTGGGTGTCGGTCAGCGCCCGGCCGATCCGCCGGGCGCGACGGGTGCGCCCGAGGTCGGTCTCGGTGAAGCCGGAGGAACTCGTGGTCACGCCGGCCAGCCTACGTCGCCCGGCCGACGGTCGGCCGGGTCCACGCGCCGTGCCGCCCCGGTCAGCCGCCCTGCGGCGCGCTGATCGCGCCCGAGTCGTCGAAGTCGGCCCCGGTCTCCGGGAAGTCGCTCTTGGTGAGCTGCTTCATCAGGCCCAGCCCGCGGTCGTCCTTGTCCATGGTCGGCTTGCCGATGGAGTTCATGTACGTGGAGACGAACGAGCCGCCGGCCCAGCTCCCGTCCGGCTTCAGCGAGACCTTCAGCACCCCGCCCCAGCCGAGCCGGCCGGCGTTGCTCAGCGAGTTGCCTCCGCCGGCGAAGTTGCCCAGGCTGTACGCGATCAGCCGGCCCTTGTAGAACTCCATGCCGCGCAGCACGTGCGGGCCGTGCCCGACGATCAGGTCCGCCCCGGCGTCGATCATCGCCTTCGAGAACTTGACCGGGTCGCCCCGGTTCTCGCCGAGGAACATCTCGGTGCCGGGCCGCACCCGCGTCTTCTCGGAGCCCTCGCCGCCCATGTGCACCTGCACCACCACGATGTCGGCCATGCCGGCCGCCTTGGTGATCACCTTCTTCGCGGCGGCGATGTCGGTGAGGCTGTTGGACCAGACGTACGACGAGAAGCCGGCAACCGCGACCTTGACCCCCTTGACGTCGACCACCGTGATCTGGTCGGGCGCCCCGGTGTGCGCGAGGTCGTACTTCTCCAGCGCCTTCTGGGTGTTCTCGTAGCCCCTCGGCCCGAAGTCGTAGCCGTGGTTGTTGGCCTGGTTGAGCAGGTCGAAGCCCGCGTCGCGCAGGTGCGCGGCGTACTCCGGCGGGGCCCGGAACTGGAAGCAGCGGGTCGAGTTCGGGCCGCACTTGCCGGTGCCGGTGTCGACGGTGAGCGGCTCCTCCAGGTTGCCCATCACCAGGTCGGCGGCGAGCGCCTTCTCGACCGAGTCGAAGAAGCCCTTCCCGCCGTTGGGGGGCAGCCGGTTCGGCGCGTTGCCCATGATGATGTCGCCGGTCGCCGAGAGCGAGATCGCCTGCTCGGCGGGCTGGGTGGTGCTCGTGGGCTCGCCGGAGCGGACCGGGGCGCCGGTGTTGCCGCCGCCCGCGCCGGGCTGCCAGACCGCGTCGGACCCGGACCCGGGACCTCCACAGCCGGCGGTGAGCAGGACGGCGAGGAGTCCGCCGAGGGCGAGTGCGGCCCGGCGACGCGGAGAGGAGGCGGCAGCGTACATCGAGCGCGACCTTATCGGCTGGGCAACGCCGAAACGAGGGCCGATCGGACGGAGTCTCAGCCCGCCAGTCGGTCCGACCACGGGACCACGGTGCCCGCCCCGCCGGCCGTCACGGCGGCGTGCACGGCCCGGGCCAGCGGGGCGCCCCAGGTGGAGCGCGGTCCGCCGTACGCCGACTCGGGCCCGTCGACCGGGCAGAGCACGGTGACCGCGTCCGTCGGGGTGCCGGTACCCGGCACGCCCAACTCGGCGATCGCCTGCGCCTTCGCCTCGGTGGCGGTGGCCACCGCGTTGACGAGGGCGGCGTCGCCGAGCCGCGCCGGGACGTACACCACGATGTTGACGGTGCCGACCCGCTGGGCCAGCGCCGCGGGGGCGGGCTCCGCCGCCCGGACCGGGGTGCCCAGGCCGACCGTCGCCCAGGCCCGCACGCCGGTGTCCGTCCGGGCGACCACCTCGGCGACGTCCACCCCGGTCAGCAGGCCCACCCCGGGCCCGTCGAGGTCGAGCCGGTCGGCCAGTTCGGCCAGGTGTTCGGCGGGGTCGTCCCGGTCGTACGACATGGGCACGGTCGCGTTGACGACCCAGTGCCGGACGCCGATCCCGCCGCCCAGCGGCGCGGAACTGACCGCGCGCAGCGGGCGGTCGGCGCGCCAGAACAGCAGCGGGACGTCCCGACCGTCCTCCTGGCGGGCGGTCAGCACGGGTTCACTCAGCACGTGGTGACCCTACGACCCGGGTGTCGGGGGCCGGATCGGCGTCCGGGAGGGCGCGCGATTTTACTGCTTGATCAGGCCCGGCAGGTTACGCCCAACGATCAAGTTTCCAGGGGTGCACCTCTGATTGCTGCTCACGTGCGCCTAGACTGGCGACGCGCGAGGGATCAGCGGACGGCGGACCCGGCCGACGGACGGCACGCGCAGGCGGAGGTGCGCGATGGACGAGGTACTGGCCCGCAGCGGGATCTTCCAGGGCGTCGACCCGGAGGCTGCCGAGGCGCTCGCCAAGGAGATGGAGACGCTCGAGGTCCGCAAGGGCGAGATCGTCTTCAACGAGGGCGAGCCCGGCGACAGTCTCTACATCCTGCTGTCCGGCAAGATCAAGGTGGGTCGGCGGGCTGCCGACGGCCGGCAGAACCTGATCGCGGTGATGGGCCCGTCGGACATGGTGGGCGAGCTGTCGCTCTTCGACCCCGGCCCCCGCACGGCGACCGCTACCGCGGTGACCGACACCCGGCTGGTGCGGCTGCGCAAGCAGGCCCTGCGCCCGTGGCTGAACAACCGGCCGGAGATCGCCGAGCAGCTGCTCCGCGTGCTCGCGCGCCGGCTGCGGCGGACGAACGACTCGCTGGCCGACCTGATCTTCACGGACGTGCCCGGCCGCGTCGCCAAGAACCTGCTCCAGATGGCCGGCCGCTTCGGCACCCGCGACGGCGGCGTGCTGCGGGTGACCCACGACCTCACCCAGGAGGAGATCGCCCAGCTCGTCGGCGCCTCCCGGGAGACCGTCAACAAGGCGCTGGCCGACTTCGCCTCGCGTGGGTGGCTGCGCCTGGACGGCAAGAGCATCATCATCCTCGACCCGGAGCGCCTGGCCCGCCGCGCCCGCGTCTGACGCACCCGGCTGATCTGCCCCGGGCTCTGTCTGCCCGGGGCAGAATCGTTGGACACCGGCACGGGCCGGTGGGCACGGTGGAGCGATGCTGAACCGGGTCGCCGTTCTCTCCGACATCCATGGTGCGCTGCCGGCGCTGGAGGCCGTGCTGGCCGAGCCGGACGTCGCCGCCGCCGACCTGATCGTGCTCACCGGCGACATCGCGGCCGGCCCGCAGCCGGTCGAGGTGCTGGACCTGCTCGCCGACCTCGGCGACCGGGCCTGCTGGGTGCGCGGCAACGCCGACCGTGAGCTGGTGGAGGCCCGGGCCGGGCACCTCTCTCCGGTCGACGTCTCCAACTGGGCGGCCGAGCTGCTGCGCGACGACCAGCTGGCCCGGTTGGCGGCGCTGCCGCTGACGGTCACCCTGGAGATCGCCGGCCTCGGTCCGGTGTTGTTCTGCCACGCCACCCCCCGCGACGACGAGGAGGTCGTGCTCGTCGACTCCCGGATGGAACGCTGGGCGGAGGTGCTCGCCGACGTCCCCGCCGAGGTGGGAACGGTGGTCTGCGGGCACACCCACATGCCGTTCACCCGGCTGGCCGACCGCCGGCTGATCGTCAACCCGGGCAGCATCGGGATGCCCTACGGCGGCCCCGGCGCCTTCTGGGCGCTCCTCGGGCCCGGCGTGGACCTGCGGCGTACCCCCTTCGACGTGGACGCCGCCTGCGCCCGGGTGGCGGCCGAGTCGGGCTTTCCCGACGCCGCCGACTGGGCGGACGAGTACCTGCGCTCCCGACACAGCGACGCCGCGGCCCTCGCGGTCTTCGCCCCGCGCGACGGCCGCTGAGGACGGCGGGACGAGGGACGCGGAGGGCGACGGGACGAGGGACGCGGAGGATGAACGGAGGAAGAACCCGGCCACCGCCCTGTCGAACTGAATCGCCTACGACATCAGAGGAATCCGGCGCCGCGTCTCTGCGGTCGCCGCAGGAAGGCGCGGTCGCGTGAGTCGTCTACGACATCAGTTCGACAGGGCCGCGTAGGTCATCCGCCGCCCTGCCCGGCGCCCTGCCCGCCACGCTGTCCGCGGGCCATCGCGGTGGCGCGGATGGCGGGCTTGCAAGCACCGGGACCGGCGAGGCATGCGGTCGAGTCGCCCGCCGAGAAAAAGTCAGTCTTGACTGTTTGTTTCTGCGGCGGCACGCTGTCTCCATGTCCGCATCGACCCGCGTCCCTCAGCAGGAACGCAGCCGCGCCACCCAGGCGCGGCTGCTGGAGGCGACCGTCGAGTGCCTGGTCGAGCACGGCTGGTCCGGCACCACCACCACCGTCGTCGCAGCCCGGGCCGGCGTCTCGCGCGGCGCCCAGCTGCACCACTACCCCACCAAGGCCGCGCTGGTCACGGCCGCCGTCGCCCACCTCGCGGAGCGGCGGGCGGAGGAGCTGCGCACCGAGGCCGAGGCGCTGCCGCCCGGCCCCCAGCGGCTCGACCGGGTGATCGACCTGCTCGGCGCGGCCTTCACCGGCCCGCTCTTCGTCGCCGCCCTCGAACTCTGGGTCGCCGCGCGCACCGACCGGGAGCTGCGCGAGGCCCTGGTGCCGCTGGAGGCCCGGGTCGGCCGCGAGATGCACCGGCTCACCGTCGCGCTGCTCGACGTGGACGAACGCCGTCCGGGCGTACGCGAGGCGGTGCAGGCGACCCTCGACCTGCTCCGCGGGCTCGGGGTGGCCAACCTGCTCAACGACGATTCGTCCCGCCGCGCCGCCCTGCTGCACACCTGGAAGCGCCAGCTCGCCACCCTGCTCACCCCCTGACCGCCCGCCCCGACCGGCCCGCCCTGGCCGCCCGCCCAGCCCCCGGAGGCACCATGGTCGACCTCAAGGACCTGCTCGCGGACCTGGCCGACGAATCCCAGCAGCTCGACGACCTGGTGACCGGCCCGCCGACCGACTGGGAGCGCGCCACGCCGTCCCCGGGCTGGAGCGTCGGGCACCAGATCGCCCACCTCGCCTGGACCGACCACGTCGCACTGCTCGCCGCCACCGACGCCGAGGCGTTCCTCGCCGTCGTGCTCGCCGCCCCCGACCCGGCCCGGCTCGTCGATGTCGGAGTGGCGGAGTTCCTCGCCCCGCCGAGCGGGTTGCTTCCCCGCTGGCGGGCCGGCCGGGCGGCGCTCGCCGACGCGTTGGCACGCGTGCCGGCGGGCGGGAAGCTGCCCTGGTTCGGCACCCGGATGTCGGCCGCCTCGATGGCCACCGCTCGGATCATGGAGACCTGGGCGCACGGCACGGACGTGGCCGACGCGCTCGGCGTGACCCGCCCCGGCACGGCCCGACTGCGGCACGTGGCGCACCTCGGCTTCCGTACCCTCGGCCACAGCTTCGCCGCCCACGGCCGGCCGGTGCCCACGGCGCCGGTGCGGGTCGAGCTGGCGGCGCCGGACGGCGACACCTGGGCGTACGGCCCGGCCGACGCCGCCGACCGGGTCACCGGTCCCGCGCTCGACTTCTGCCTGCTGGTCACCCAGCGGAGGCACCGCGCGGACCTGGCGCTGGCGGCGACCGGCCCGGTCGCCGACGCCTGGCTGGACGTCGCGCAGGCCTTCGCCGGCCCACCGGGTCCCGGCCGCCCGCCGACGGCTCCCGCACCCGACACAGCCGACGCGGCCAACACGACCGACGCGGTCCCCGCTGCCGGGGCGGCCGGCTGGACCGGCGTGGCGGGCGGGGTGCCGGCGTGAGCGACGTGCTGCGGGTGGGCAACGCCTCCGGCTTCTACGGTGACCGGTTCACGGCGTGGCGGGAGATGCTCGACGGCGGCGAAGTGGACGTGCTGACCGGCGACTACCTCGCCGAGCTGACCATGCTGATCCTCGGCCGGGACCGGCTGCGCGACCCCTCCCTCGGCTACGCGAAGACCTTCCTCCGCCAGCTGGAGGGCTGCCTCGGCACGGCGCTCGACCGGGGCGTACGGATCGTGACAAACGCCGGCGGGCTGAACCCGGCCGGCCTGGCCGCCGCCATCGGGTCCCTCGCCGACCGGCTCGGCCTGACCGTCCGGGTCGGGTACGTCGAGGGCGACGCCCTCGCCCGCCCGGACGCGCTGACGGCGAACGCCTACCTGGGGGCGTACGGCATCGCGGCCTGCCTCGACGGCGGGGCGGACGTGGTGGTCACCGGCCGGGTGACCGACGCGTCACTGGTGGTCGGGCCGGCGATCGCCCGGTTCGGCTGGGGGCGCGACGACCTGTACGCGCTGGCCGGGGCGACCGTCGCCGGTCACCTGGTCGAGTGCGGGGCGCAGGTGACCGGGGGCAACTTCAGCTTCTTCACGGAGCTGCCCGACGGCGGGCGGCGCCCCGGCTTCCCGGTCGCCGAGCTGCACCCCGACGGCTCCTGTGTGATCACGAAGCACCCGGGCACGGGCGGCGCGGTCACCGTGGAGACGGTCACCGCCCAGCTGCTCTACGAGGTCGGCGGCCCGGCCTACCTCGGGCCGGACGTGGTGACCCGGCTGGACACGGTCACCCTGAGCGCCGACGGGCCGGACCGGGTACGGGTGAGCGGCGTCCGGGGTACGCCCCCGCCAGCCACGCTCAAGGTGGGCGTCAACAACCTCGGCGGCTTCCGCAACTCGATGACCTTCGTCCTGTGCGGGCTCGACATCCCCGCCAAGGCGGCCCTGGTGCGGAGCCAGGTCGAGGCGGCGGTCGGCACGGAAGGGCTGGCGTTCACCCTGGCCCGCACCGACCACGCCGACGCGGTCGACACCGAGGCGGCGAGCGCGCTGCTGCACGTACACCTGCGCGACGGCGACAAGGCGCGGGCCGGGCGGGCCTTCTCGGCCGCCGCGGTGGAACTGGCCCTGGCCTCCTACCCCGGCTGCACGCTGACCACGCTGCCGGGCGACGCGACGCCCTACGGGGTGTTCACCGCCGACTCCGTGCCGCAGGACGCGGTGCCGCACGTCGCGGTGCTCCCCTCCGGCGAGCGGGTGTCGATCCCGCCGCCGGCGCGGACCGCCGGCCCGCCCGACGAGCCGGGATCCCCCGCCGGCCCGCCTGATGCAACGACACCCGACAGACCGACACCCGACGCAACGGCGTCCGACGGGACGGCGCCCGACGGGACGGCCCCGGCGGCCGACCGGCCCGTCCGGCGCGCGCCGCTCGGCGAGCTGGTCGGGGCGCGCTCCGGCGACAAGGGCGGCGACGCCAACCTCGGCGTCTGGGCCCGCACGGACGCCACCTGGCGGTGGCTGCGCGGCTGGCTGACTACCGCGCGGCTGCGCGAGCTGCTGCCGGAGACCGCGCCGCTGACCGTGGAGCGGTACGAGCTGCCGAACCTGCGGGCCGTCAACTTCGTCGTCCGGGGCCTCCTCGGCCAGGGGGTGGCGGCCTCCACCCGGTTCGATCCGCAGGCCAAGGCGCTCGGCGAGCTGCTCCGGTCCCGGCTCGTCGACCTGCCGGCGGAACTCACGCCCGGCCCGGACTCCCCGGCCGTAGGCGCGACGCCCCGGGAGGGCCGATGACCATCGTGGACACGCCGGAGCGCCGGCAACTGCGGGAGCTGACCCGGGCCTTCGTCACCCGGGAGGTGCTGCCGCACCTGGACGACTGGGAGCGGGCCGGCGAGATCCCCCGGGAACTGCACGCCACCGCCGCCAAGCTCGGCCTGCTCGGCATCGGCTTCCCGGAATCGGTCGGCGGCAGCGGGGGCGACCTGCTCGACTCGGTCATCGTCACCGAGGAGATCATCCGCTCCGGCGGCTCGTCCGGGCTGATCGCGGCGCTGTTCACCCACGGCATCGCCCTGCCGCACATCGTCGCCTCCGGCGACGCGGAGCTGATCGACCGGTACGTCCGGCCCACGCTGGCCGGCACCATGATCGGCGCGTTGGCGATCACCGAACCGGACGGCGGCTCGGACGTGGCGAGCATCCGCAGCCACGCCCAGCGCGACGGCGACCACTACGTGGTCAACGGGTCGAAGACCTACATCACCAGCGGCGTACGGGCCGACTTCGTGACCACCGCCGTCTGCACCCTGCCGCCGGGCACCGGCGCCCTGACCCTGCTGGTGATCGACAAGGGCACGCCAGGCTTCACGGTCGGGCGTCGGCTGGAGAAGCTCGGCTGGCACTGCTCCGACACCGCCGAGCTGTCCTTCGTCGACGTCCGGGTGCCGGTGGCGAACCGGGTCGGTGCGGAGGACACCGCCTTCCTGGCGATCATGCAGAACTTCGCCGCGGAGCGGCTCTCCCTCGCCACCCAGGCGTACGCCATCGCGCAGCGTTCCGTGGAGCTGGCGGTGCGCTGGTGCCGGGACCGGTCCACGTTCGGCCGCCCCCTGGCGAGCCGGCAACTGATCCGGCACCGGCTGGCCGAGATGCACACCCGCACCGAGGCGGCCCG is drawn from Micromonospora sp. NBC_01740 and contains these coding sequences:
- the mycP gene encoding type VII secretion-associated serine protease mycosin codes for the protein MTTVRHSCPPAARRIAGRTLLGLAAAVVSVAGPVTAADAASPQPAARPVLDPPAVVVPVALAAPDSKNRPDQVRDEQWQLDVLQAKTAWRSSTGRGVTVAVIDSGVDAAHPDLAGQVLPGLDLVAPRGAAGDPDPVGHGTTVAGLIAGRNDDARGAVGLAPDARILPVRVLDAENRYDDALIVAKGVRWAVDNGARVINLSLGGSGDSPALAAALDYAFARDVVVVACTGNLGNSSNAKVWYPAREPGVIAVAGSERDSDNLWSGSITGRATVLTAPATGLVGARPGGYWRVQGTSFAAPLVAATAALVRARYPEMSAGDVVNRLLATARDIGPTGRDDRFGYGMVNPVAALDAEVSPVGRNPLDDESSPGVVGFGPAPGATQPDVAGVGGDPRGFTVPRQQSRWAAQPAGAQEETTPEQLWTGAAFFVALLTGAALMVRRFRQWTPLASPRRSTGTWRRPPAP
- a CDS encoding phosphatase PAP2 family protein, translated to MSPSGPRTLTAPPRSSWRGRRLHPDHARGLRLTLAAAAAFLVAVPFTLLAVLVLGDWSPLRRLDTAVTDTLVGYAADHPAWVRLMTLWTDVFAPMPLRVGALVLVLWLVRRGARQLAVWVAVTMTVGGLLSPLLKLLVGRPRPDLPDPVAEAPGLAFPSGHALNAALAAGVLLVVFLPYARPAGRRVVWTAALLLALVTGFSRVALGVHWTSDVLAGWLLGAAVVAATAAALTVWRADPPGRPAPPTGHGPAAGTGS
- a CDS encoding MarP family serine protease → MSAVDLVLLLLMLVFAISGYRQGFVIGVLSFSGFFLGALVGLQLGPLLAQQFVDSGTRVLISLVAIFGLAVVGQALAGWLGSHLRKTITNDVAKRVDDVGGAFVSLFAVLLVAWLVAVPLGSSSLPWLASSVRNSALLTVVDRVLPDQAQQLSTALRDTVDTNGFPDVFGDLAPTRARQVSPPDPALAGSQVVVNSQRSVVKVLGSAPSCSRRIEGSGFVYADDRVMTNAHVVAGTRSTVVELNGERYDSKVVVYDPDRDLAVLHVPGLPGPSMRFAAGNAGSGADAIVLGFPLDGPYNAQSARIRDVNRITGPDIYSGGNVTREVYTIRALVQSGNSGGPLVSSNGLVLGVIFAAVADDPNTGFAVTAAEARPVALAGAERTRAVGTGECT
- a CDS encoding NUDIX hydrolase: MNRRPPGWFDPLLTRLGSARSEDFTRLVTPESGGRESAVLVLLGEEPGAGPDVLILQRAATLRNHAGQPAFPGGAADPEDADARATALREANEEVGLDPTSVTVLAELPKLWIPVSDFVVTPVLAWWHAPHPVHPREPAEVAHVARLPVAELVDPANRMRVRHPSGWIGPAFSARGMLVWGFTAGVLAALLDMGGWARPWPRDRVVDLPPTGATPAPSAGTDAVDETPVR
- a CDS encoding TlpA family protein disulfide reductase; amino-acid sequence: MKRRLVALLVPVLLAVAGCTAGTEEKDPGPTDRQKAAASRPSPFQDCSALGTPPASAAPAAPAGGGGQALPELTLNCFTGGAPVALRALRGPAVINVWASWCPPCRKELPAFQRLSQRAAGQLQVVGVNNQDGREAAQAIGEDFGVRFPVLVDQGERLKRELNRKAIPLTVFVDGQGRIRHVDSSGALDDARLADLVRQHLGVTVPA
- the nth gene encoding endonuclease III — encoded protein: MTTSSSGFTETDLGRTRRARRIGRALTDTHPDAHCELDHSNALELAVATILSAQCTDKKVNEVTPKLFARYPSAADYAGADRTELEELIRPTGFYRNKTDSLIKLGQALVERYDGRVPGKLADLVTLPGIGRKTANVILGNAFDVPGITVDTHFQRLVQRWRLTAETDPVKIEHAIGALFPRRDWTMLSHRIIFHGRRVCHARKPACGACTLVKLCPSYGTGPTEPAAAAKLLKGPRARDLAVAAGVDPELVPVQAVVAEAP
- a CDS encoding CapA family protein; the encoded protein is MYAAASSPRRRAALALGGLLAVLLTAGCGGPGSGSDAVWQPGAGGGNTGAPVRSGEPTSTTQPAEQAISLSATGDIIMGNAPNRLPPNGGKGFFDSVEKALAADLVMGNLEEPLTVDTGTGKCGPNSTRCFQFRAPPEYAAHLRDAGFDLLNQANNHGYDFGPRGYENTQKALEKYDLAHTGAPDQITVVDVKGVKVAVAGFSSYVWSNSLTDIAAAKKVITKAAGMADIVVVQVHMGGEGSEKTRVRPGTEMFLGENRGDPVKFSKAMIDAGADLIVGHGPHVLRGMEFYKGRLIAYSLGNFAGGGNSLSNAGRLGWGGVLKVSLKPDGSWAGGSFVSTYMNSIGKPTMDKDDRGLGLMKQLTKSDFPETGADFDDSGAISAPQGG